The following coding sequences are from one Streptomyces angustmyceticus window:
- a CDS encoding glycosyltransferase 87 family protein, producing the protein MTALELDAPTDPRGTRSGRGLLRRHPTRAAALACLVSFAAFWTVQRLAQVTMLDLMVYRAEGLTVRTGGSLYDMVATSAHLPNTYPPFAALLFTPLTLVGVPAMRTLATAGNLLLLLAVVHLSLRLVGRPRRLPGPAATLALSALLVWCEPVWTTLRYGQINLLLTALVLWDLTRRDTQRLAGLGIGIAAGLKLTPALFAVLLALAGAVRAGQLLRSGTGPRGAWNPWLRQACVATGAFLATVVLAALVLPRDSHRFWTGIVFAADRVGEVEITANQSLRGALARLLHTHDPGLVWAVAAALTVILGLTLAVRSLLYGQRAWAAVACAATALLVSPISWSHHWVWGVPMLILLGSEALHRTGPAARRWWTATVALGLCFGSFALWWVPHRWHHHEELHQNGVQMLLSDVYPLAGLALLALTAARLWRRGRRPGKNNGPRTAAAAGRGA; encoded by the coding sequence GTGACCGCGCTGGAGCTGGACGCGCCCACCGACCCCCGCGGCACCCGCTCCGGCCGGGGCCTCCTCCGCAGGCACCCCACCCGCGCGGCGGCGCTCGCCTGCCTGGTCTCGTTCGCGGCCTTCTGGACCGTGCAGCGCCTCGCCCAGGTGACGATGCTCGACCTCATGGTCTACCGGGCCGAGGGCCTCACCGTCCGCACCGGCGGGTCCCTCTACGACATGGTGGCGACCTCGGCGCACCTGCCCAACACCTACCCGCCCTTCGCCGCGCTGCTGTTCACCCCGCTCACCCTCGTCGGCGTCCCGGCGATGCGCACCCTGGCCACCGCCGGCAACCTCCTGCTGCTCCTCGCCGTCGTCCACCTCTCGCTGCGCCTGGTGGGCCGGCCCCGGCGGCTCCCCGGCCCCGCCGCGACGCTGGCGCTCTCGGCGCTGCTGGTGTGGTGCGAGCCGGTGTGGACGACGCTGCGCTACGGCCAGATCAACCTTCTGCTCACCGCCCTCGTCCTGTGGGACCTGACCCGCAGGGACACCCAGCGGCTCGCGGGCCTCGGCATCGGCATCGCGGCCGGCCTCAAACTCACCCCGGCGCTGTTCGCCGTGCTCCTCGCGCTGGCCGGGGCCGTCCGGGCCGGGCAGCTGCTCCGCTCCGGCACGGGGCCGCGCGGCGCCTGGAACCCCTGGCTGCGGCAGGCCTGCGTCGCCACCGGCGCCTTCCTGGCCACCGTCGTCCTCGCCGCGCTGGTGCTGCCGCGCGACTCGCACCGCTTCTGGACCGGGATCGTCTTCGCCGCCGACCGGGTCGGCGAGGTGGAGATCACCGCGAACCAGTCGCTGCGCGGCGCCCTCGCCCGGCTGCTGCACACCCACGATCCGGGCCTCGTCTGGGCCGTGGCCGCCGCGCTGACCGTGATCCTCGGCCTGACCCTGGCGGTCCGGTCGCTGCTGTACGGGCAGCGCGCCTGGGCGGCTGTCGCCTGCGCGGCCACCGCCCTCCTGGTCAGCCCGATCTCCTGGTCCCACCACTGGGTGTGGGGCGTGCCGATGCTGATCCTGCTCGGCTCCGAGGCGCTGCACCGGACCGGCCCCGCCGCCCGCCGCTGGTGGACCGCGACCGTCGCGCTGGGCCTGTGCTTCGGCTCCTTCGCGCTGTGGTGGGTGCCGCACCGCTGGCACCACCACGAGGAACTGCACCAGAACGGCGTCCAGATGCTGCTCTCCGACGTCTATCCGCTCGCCGGCCTGGCCCTGCTGGCACTGACCGCCGCCCGGCTGTGGCGGCGCGGCAGGCGGCCGGGAAAGAACAACGGGCCCCGGACGGCCGCCGCGGCCGGCCGGGGCGCCTGA
- a CDS encoding histidine phosphatase family protein has translation MNGTTGGRGRRIVLWRHGQTAWNLERRFQGSTDIELTEEGRGQARRAARLLAALRPDVIIASDLQRAATTASELAALTRLEVTHDAALRETYAGSWQGLTHDEILARHGEQYTAWKRGEPVRRGGGELETEVADRAAPVVLAHADKLPDDGTLVVVSHGGTIRTTIGRLLGLEAHHWEGLGGLSNCCWSVLGEGARGWRLLEHNAGTLPEPVLGDDD, from the coding sequence CTGAACGGCACCACGGGCGGCCGGGGCCGCCGCATCGTCCTCTGGCGCCACGGCCAGACGGCGTGGAACCTGGAGCGCCGCTTCCAGGGGTCGACGGACATCGAGCTGACCGAGGAGGGCCGCGGCCAGGCGCGCCGCGCCGCCCGCCTCCTCGCCGCCCTGCGGCCGGACGTCATCATCGCCTCCGACCTCCAGCGGGCCGCGACCACCGCGAGCGAGCTGGCCGCGCTCACCCGCCTAGAGGTCACGCACGACGCGGCCCTGCGGGAGACCTACGCGGGCTCCTGGCAGGGCCTGACGCACGACGAGATCCTCGCGCGCCACGGCGAGCAGTACACCGCCTGGAAGCGCGGTGAGCCGGTGCGGCGCGGTGGCGGCGAACTGGAGACCGAGGTCGCCGACCGGGCCGCGCCCGTCGTCCTGGCCCACGCCGACAAGCTGCCCGACGACGGCACCCTGGTCGTCGTCAGCCACGGCGGCACCATCCGCACCACCATCGGGCGGCTGCTCGGCCTGGAGGCCCACCACTGGGAGGGCCTGGGCGGCCTGTCGAACTGCTGCTGGTCCGTGCTGGGCGAGGGCGCGCGGGGCTGGCGCCTGCTGGAGCACAACGCCGGCACCCTCCCGGAGCCGGTGCTCGGCGACGACGACTGA
- the nadD gene encoding nicotinate-nucleotide adenylyltransferase produces MGEHTGPVKRRLGVMGGTFDPIHHGHLVAASEVASQFHLDEVVFVPTGQPWQKSHKLVSPAEDRYLMTVIATASNPQFSVSRIDIDRGGKTYTIDTLRDLRAEHRDADLFFITGADALSQILTWHDAAELVSLAHFIGVTRPGHVLADPGLPAGAVSLVEVPALAISSTDCRARVAQGDPVWYLVPDGVVRYIDKKQLYRNDR; encoded by the coding sequence ATGGGAGAGCACACAGGGCCCGTGAAGCGGCGACTCGGAGTGATGGGCGGGACGTTCGACCCGATCCACCACGGACACCTGGTCGCCGCCAGCGAGGTGGCCAGCCAGTTCCACCTCGACGAGGTCGTCTTCGTGCCGACCGGACAGCCGTGGCAGAAGAGCCACAAGCTGGTGTCCCCGGCCGAGGACCGGTATCTGATGACGGTCATCGCGACCGCGTCGAACCCGCAGTTCTCCGTCAGCCGGATCGACATCGACCGCGGCGGCAAGACGTACACGATAGACACGCTGCGTGACCTTCGTGCGGAGCACCGTGACGCGGATCTGTTCTTCATCACCGGCGCCGACGCGCTCAGCCAGATCCTGACCTGGCACGACGCCGCGGAGCTGGTCTCGCTCGCCCACTTCATCGGGGTGACCCGGCCCGGCCACGTCCTCGCGGACCCCGGGCTGCCCGCGGGGGCGGTGTCCCTGGTCGAGGTGCCGGCGCTGGCCATCTCCTCGACCGACTGCCGGGCGCGCGTCGCCCAGGGGGATCCGGTCTGGTACCTGGTGCCGGACGGTGTGGTGCGCTACATCGACAAAAAACAGCTGTACCGCAACGACCGCTGA
- a CDS encoding S53 family peptidase, with protein MRSSRTRSPRARAGLAWAATLPLVAGALALGAPAADAAGHDGGRHALQGTKPLWATRQADQGDTAASAAVTARVYLAGRDAKGLADYARAVSDPHSATYGKYLSPAQVRARFGATHDQIAKVTDWLKKSGLTVTGTTNRYVTVHGDAAAAERAFATDLHNYRKGGHIYHAPSTTASAPAPLADAVLTVTGLNNAPRLAKHHSSELPPPEGVFRNSGPFSSYYGSRTDKTLPSAYGGKAPYAIKGYTGKQLRAAYGAKKWTGKHVTVAITDAYASPTIAQDADKYAARNGDPRYRRGQLSQVLPKDYTHIEDCGAAGWYGEETLDVEAVHAVAPDSDIVYVGGASCMDDDLLDSLGKVVDGHLADIVSNSWGDIEANETPDVAAAYDQLFQQGAVQGIGFYFSSGDNGDEVAKTGTKQVDTPANSAWVTAVGGTSLAVGKHDAYQWETGWGTLKAPLSKDGNDWTGFPGAFNGGAGGGTSKSVAQPFYQRGIVPDGLAKANGGGAMRTVPDIAAVADPNTGFLVGQTQTLPDGKLGYDEYRIGGTSLAAPVIAGVQALAQQARHGVAIGFANPGIYQRYGTAAYHDVTDHPLGAGRDLAVVRVDYVNGADAGKGTTTSLRSLGKDSSLHAGVGYDDVTGVGSPGAGYVSSYRP; from the coding sequence ATGAGATCCAGCCGCACCAGATCACCGCGCGCCCGCGCCGGTCTGGCCTGGGCAGCGACGCTGCCGCTGGTCGCCGGCGCGCTCGCGCTCGGCGCGCCCGCCGCCGACGCCGCGGGCCACGACGGCGGACGGCACGCGCTGCAGGGCACCAAGCCCCTGTGGGCCACCCGGCAGGCCGACCAGGGCGACACCGCCGCCTCCGCGGCCGTCACCGCCCGCGTCTACCTGGCCGGCCGCGACGCCAAGGGGCTCGCCGACTACGCCAGGGCGGTGTCGGACCCGCACTCCGCCACGTACGGGAAGTACCTGAGCCCCGCCCAGGTGCGTGCCCGCTTCGGCGCCACGCACGACCAGATAGCCAAGGTGACCGACTGGCTGAAGAAGTCCGGCCTGACGGTCACCGGCACCACCAACCGGTATGTCACGGTCCACGGCGACGCGGCCGCCGCCGAGCGGGCCTTCGCCACCGACCTGCACAACTACCGCAAGGGCGGGCACATCTACCACGCCCCGTCGACCACCGCCTCCGCGCCCGCCCCGCTGGCCGACGCGGTGCTGACGGTCACCGGCCTGAACAACGCGCCGCGCCTCGCCAAGCACCACTCAAGCGAACTGCCGCCGCCGGAGGGCGTCTTCCGCAACTCCGGCCCGTTCTCGTCGTACTACGGCTCCCGGACCGACAAGACGCTGCCGTCCGCCTACGGGGGCAAGGCGCCGTACGCGATCAAGGGCTACACCGGCAAGCAGCTGCGCGCCGCCTACGGGGCGAAGAAGTGGACCGGCAAGCACGTCACCGTCGCGATCACCGACGCCTACGCCTCGCCGACCATCGCGCAGGACGCGGACAAGTACGCCGCCCGCAACGGTGACCCCCGCTACCGCCGCGGCCAGCTCTCCCAGGTGCTGCCCAAGGACTACACGCACATCGAGGACTGCGGCGCGGCCGGCTGGTACGGCGAGGAGACCCTCGACGTCGAGGCCGTCCACGCGGTCGCCCCCGACTCCGACATCGTCTACGTCGGCGGCGCCTCCTGCATGGACGACGACCTGCTCGACTCGCTCGGCAAGGTCGTCGACGGGCACCTCGCCGACATCGTCTCCAACTCCTGGGGCGACATCGAGGCGAACGAGACCCCGGACGTGGCCGCCGCCTACGACCAGCTCTTCCAGCAGGGCGCGGTGCAGGGCATCGGCTTCTACTTCTCCTCGGGCGACAACGGCGACGAGGTCGCCAAGACCGGCACCAAGCAGGTCGACACCCCGGCGAACTCCGCCTGGGTGACCGCGGTCGGCGGCACCTCCCTGGCCGTCGGCAAGCACGACGCGTACCAGTGGGAGACCGGCTGGGGCACCCTGAAGGCGCCGCTCTCCAAGGACGGCAACGACTGGACCGGCTTCCCCGGGGCCTTCAACGGCGGCGCCGGCGGCGGCACCAGCAAGTCCGTCGCGCAGCCCTTCTACCAGCGCGGCATCGTCCCGGACGGGCTGGCGAAGGCGAACGGCGGCGGTGCCATGCGCACCGTCCCGGACATCGCCGCGGTCGCCGACCCCAACACCGGCTTCCTCGTCGGCCAGACCCAGACCCTGCCGGACGGCAAGCTCGGCTACGACGAGTACCGCATCGGCGGCACCTCGCTGGCCGCGCCGGTGATCGCGGGCGTCCAGGCGCTCGCCCAGCAGGCCCGGCACGGCGTCGCCATCGGCTTCGCCAACCCCGGCATCTACCAGCGCTACGGCACCGCCGCCTACCACGACGTCACCGACCACCCGCTGGGCGCCGGCCGTGACCTGGCCGTCGTCCGCGTCGACTACGTCAACGGCGCCGACGCCGGCAAGGGCACCACGACCTCGCTGCGCAGCCTGGGCAAGGACAGCTCGCTGCACGCGGGCGTCGGCTACGACGACGTCACCGGCGTGGGCTCGCCGGGCGCCGGATATGTGAGCTCCTACCGCCCCTGA
- a CDS encoding LytR C-terminal domain-containing protein, with translation MSDRHDPYGPQDPYAHDPYAQERQGQAGYTYDAYGQPVYGDAAQPSYEQHYDAYGQQTAPSGYEGYDPYGGQQGGGQAPQGQHGHGTYPGQPEYGYDAYGRPQVQDRHGYPQQYDPYARPEPQQAPQQQPHQQEWIPQQAQQSPYEQTSYADQPRYDEPAPQGDARPRPTGRRRAPAEESAEQEPGGPPGSPGEGEEYRTDQFSFIEEPDEDSEDVIDWLKFTESRTERREEAKRRGRSRIVALSVVLALLVAGGAGYLWWAGKLPGLAGPAAGPAAAAGQKRDVLVVHLRDTRTGSSSTALLVDNETTHKGTTVLLPNSLVVPKDDGSSTTLGKSVKDDGTEPTRDSLNSLLGADLKASWRLDTPYLENLVETVGGITLDTDATVPGAKKGASPVVKQGRAQDLGGQAAVAYATYQAPGEPQTRQLQRFGQVMQATLKKVSSDADGATATVKSLLQVLDPPLTEGQLGSSLAQRAELAKTGAYRTALLPVQANGTLSQATAAGVVKDVLGGTVKKTAPDATARVAVRNATGTKGATNKAQVALLNGGYSFVDAGITGAAATSRITYEDAAQKARAAEVAKTLGLPGGVVRQGKSASNADITVVLGQDFKG, from the coding sequence GTGAGCGACCGACACGATCCGTACGGGCCGCAGGACCCGTATGCCCACGACCCCTATGCCCAGGAGCGGCAGGGGCAGGCCGGCTACACCTACGACGCCTACGGGCAGCCGGTGTACGGCGACGCCGCACAGCCGTCGTACGAGCAGCACTACGACGCCTACGGGCAGCAGACCGCCCCGTCCGGCTACGAGGGCTACGACCCCTACGGCGGCCAACAGGGCGGCGGCCAGGCGCCGCAGGGGCAGCACGGGCACGGGACGTACCCGGGGCAGCCGGAGTACGGCTACGACGCCTACGGCCGCCCCCAGGTGCAGGACCGCCACGGCTACCCCCAGCAGTACGACCCCTACGCCCGGCCCGAGCCGCAGCAGGCACCCCAGCAGCAGCCGCACCAGCAGGAGTGGATCCCGCAGCAGGCCCAGCAGTCCCCCTACGAGCAGACCTCCTACGCGGACCAGCCCCGCTACGACGAGCCCGCCCCGCAGGGCGACGCGCGGCCCCGGCCGACGGGCCGGCGCCGCGCCCCGGCCGAGGAGAGCGCGGAGCAGGAACCGGGCGGCCCGCCCGGTTCCCCCGGCGAGGGCGAGGAGTACCGCACCGATCAGTTCTCCTTCATCGAGGAGCCGGACGAGGACTCCGAAGACGTCATCGACTGGCTGAAGTTCACCGAGAGCCGCACCGAGCGGCGCGAGGAGGCCAAGCGGCGCGGCCGCAGCCGGATCGTCGCGCTGTCCGTCGTGCTGGCCCTGCTGGTCGCCGGCGGCGCGGGCTACCTGTGGTGGGCGGGTAAGCTGCCCGGCCTGGCCGGTCCCGCCGCGGGCCCGGCGGCCGCCGCCGGACAGAAGCGCGACGTCCTCGTGGTCCACCTCCGGGACACCAGGACGGGCAGCAGCTCCACGGCGCTGCTGGTGGACAACGAGACCACCCACAAGGGCACCACCGTCCTGCTGCCCAACAGCCTCGTCGTCCCCAAGGACGACGGCAGCAGCACCACCCTCGGCAAGTCCGTCAAGGACGACGGCACCGAGCCGACCCGCGACTCCCTCAACAGCCTCCTGGGCGCCGACCTCAAGGCCAGCTGGCGGCTGGACACCCCCTACCTGGAGAACCTCGTCGAGACGGTGGGCGGGATCACGCTCGACACCGACGCCACCGTGCCCGGCGCCAAGAAGGGCGCCTCCCCGGTCGTCAAGCAGGGCCGGGCCCAGGACCTGGGCGGCCAGGCCGCCGTCGCCTACGCCACCTACCAGGCGCCGGGCGAGCCCCAGACCCGGCAGCTCCAGCGGTTCGGCCAGGTCATGCAGGCGACCCTGAAGAAGGTCTCCAGCGACGCCGACGGCGCCACCGCCACCGTGAAGTCGCTGCTGCAGGTGCTCGACCCGCCGCTCACCGAGGGCCAGCTGGGCAGCTCGCTGGCGCAGCGGGCGGAGCTGGCGAAGACCGGCGCCTACCGCACGGCCCTGCTGCCCGTACAGGCCAACGGCACGCTCAGCCAGGCCACGGCGGCCGGTGTGGTCAAGGACGTGCTCGGCGGCACGGTCAAGAAGACCGCCCCCGACGCGACCGCCCGGGTCGCCGTCCGCAACGCCACCGGCACCAAGGGCGCCACGAACAAGGCGCAGGTGGCGCTGCTCAACGGCGGCTACAGCTTCGTCGACGCGGGCATCACCGGCGCGGCCGCCACCTCCCGGATCACCTACGAGGACGCCGCGCAGAAGGCCAGGGCCGCCGAGGTCGCCAAGACCCTGGGCCTGCCCGGGGGCGTGGTCAGGCAGGGCAAGAGCGCCTCGAACGCCGACATCACCGTGGTCCTGGGACAGGACTTCAAGGGCTGA
- a CDS encoding M48 family metallopeptidase, with protein sequence MTESPGGSANVPSRDRRRFPGISSRSYEHPADRSALVALRKLSGFDTVFKTLSGLLPERSLRLLFLSDSVRVGEQQFAHLHDMLRDACYILDLEKVPPMYVNQDPQPNAMCIGLDEPIIVVTTGLVELLDEEEMRAVIGHEVGHALSGHAVYRTILLFLTNLAMKVAWIPLGNVAIMAIVTALREWFRKSELSADRAGLLVGQDLQASMRGLMKLAGGNHLHEMNVDAFLKQADEYEAGGDLRDSVLKILNLLPRSHPFTTVRAAELKKWAASRDYQRIMDGHYPRRDDDKDTSVSDSFRDSAAHYADSVRNSKDPLMGLVRDIAGGAGDLGGKLRDTVFRPGGRPDGGGNGTGGAGRPEGS encoded by the coding sequence ATGACGGAGAGCCCAGGCGGCAGCGCGAACGTACCGAGCCGGGACCGGCGGCGGTTCCCCGGCATCTCGTCGCGGTCGTACGAACACCCGGCGGACCGCTCGGCGCTGGTGGCACTGCGCAAGCTGAGCGGGTTCGACACCGTCTTCAAGACGCTCAGCGGCCTGTTGCCGGAGCGCAGCCTGCGGCTGCTGTTCCTGTCGGACTCGGTGCGGGTGGGCGAGCAGCAGTTCGCGCACCTCCACGACATGCTGCGCGACGCCTGCTACATCCTGGACCTGGAGAAGGTCCCGCCGATGTACGTCAACCAGGACCCGCAGCCCAACGCCATGTGCATCGGGCTGGACGAGCCGATCATCGTGGTGACGACCGGCCTGGTCGAGCTGCTCGACGAGGAGGAGATGCGGGCGGTCATCGGCCACGAGGTCGGCCACGCGCTGTCCGGGCACGCCGTCTACCGCACCATCCTGCTGTTCCTGACGAACCTGGCGATGAAGGTCGCCTGGATCCCGCTGGGCAACGTCGCGATCATGGCGATCGTGACGGCGCTGCGCGAGTGGTTCCGCAAGTCGGAGCTGTCGGCGGACCGTGCCGGGCTGCTCGTCGGGCAGGACCTGCAGGCGTCGATGCGCGGGCTGATGAAGCTGGCCGGCGGCAACCACCTGCACGAGATGAACGTCGACGCCTTCCTGAAGCAGGCCGACGAGTACGAGGCGGGCGGCGACCTGCGCGACTCCGTGCTGAAGATCCTCAACCTGCTGCCGCGCAGCCACCCGTTCACGACCGTGCGGGCGGCCGAGCTGAAGAAGTGGGCGGCCAGCCGCGACTACCAGCGGATCATGGACGGCCACTACCCGCGCCGGGACGACGACAAGGACACCTCGGTCTCCGACTCGTTCCGGGACTCCGCCGCCCACTACGCCGACTCGGTGCGCAACAGCAAGGACCCGCTGATGGGCCTGGTGCGCGACATCGCGGGCGGCGCGGGCGACCTGGGCGGCAAGCTGCGCGACACGGTCTTCCGCCCCGGCGGACGCCCCGACGGCGGCGGCAACGGCACGGGCGGAGCCGGCCGTCCGGAGGGCTCCTGA
- the rsfS gene encoding ribosome silencing factor has product MTATDRSLELINAAAQAAADKLAHDIIAYDVSDVLSITDAFLLASAPSDRQVKSIVDEIEERLNKDLGAKPVRREGDREARWVLLDYVDIVVHVQHSEERVFYALERLWKDCPEIDLPEEAKATRGKAAEHAEATAGEQDGELR; this is encoded by the coding sequence GTGACCGCCACGGACCGTTCCCTCGAGCTCATCAACGCCGCCGCGCAGGCCGCGGCCGACAAGCTCGCGCACGACATCATCGCGTACGACGTCAGCGACGTCCTCTCGATCACCGACGCCTTCCTGCTGGCCTCGGCGCCCAGCGACCGCCAGGTCAAGTCGATCGTCGACGAGATCGAGGAACGCCTCAACAAGGACCTCGGCGCCAAGCCGGTCCGCCGCGAGGGCGACCGCGAGGCCCGCTGGGTCCTGCTGGACTACGTCGACATCGTGGTGCACGTCCAGCACAGCGAGGAGCGGGTCTTCTACGCCCTCGAGCGCCTGTGGAAGGACTGCCCCGAGATCGATCTCCCCGAGGAGGCCAAGGCCACCCGCGGCAAGGCCGCCGAGCACGCCGAGGCCACGGCGGGCGAGCAGGACGGAGAGCTGCGCTGA
- a CDS encoding SCO2583 family membrane protein yields the protein MTGPGDPPEGTPNGAPGGGEDEYRSVVFDESFVRAARLQEFSADERLGEHHSPAVRTRHAWMRLGGSRQAVLLVLLIVLAFGTAVYMGIRHPYKTPETVRAQPLRSAVVPLAPAGAVPGATPADLFAHSPAANYRIGAAGINLPAVVRTEHFSDGQIVSALTIAKDYLVRSSLDPGTLTGRSVRPVRLLLDTGQLDQFDRSLARPDDNGRDAATGWLVRFDPQQTRLADRSVRVNGTLAASELSPDALDVTADYTFVYAVRPAPGAPHTGPGQGVGKPTPGAASLVTVRREVHFRLSRENLNDHRLEVVQSSLQAGPLACSSRPADALRPLFAGQHAGQDRPTGTDPYARDRANPSLCGELASSAQPKPSHPLR from the coding sequence ATGACCGGGCCTGGTGACCCTCCCGAAGGGACGCCCAACGGCGCCCCGGGAGGCGGTGAGGACGAGTACCGATCCGTCGTCTTCGACGAATCGTTCGTCCGGGCTGCGCGACTGCAGGAGTTCTCCGCCGACGAGCGGCTGGGCGAGCACCACTCGCCGGCCGTGCGGACCCGGCACGCGTGGATGCGGCTGGGTGGCTCCCGGCAGGCCGTCCTGCTGGTGCTGCTGATCGTGCTCGCCTTCGGCACCGCCGTCTACATGGGCATCCGCCACCCCTACAAGACCCCGGAGACCGTCCGGGCGCAGCCGCTGCGGTCCGCGGTGGTGCCGCTCGCGCCGGCCGGGGCGGTACCGGGCGCGACGCCCGCCGACCTCTTCGCCCACAGCCCCGCGGCCAACTACCGGATCGGCGCCGCGGGCATCAATCTGCCCGCCGTCGTCCGCACCGAGCACTTCTCCGACGGCCAGATCGTCTCCGCCCTGACCATCGCGAAGGACTACCTCGTACGGTCCTCGCTGGACCCGGGCACCCTCACCGGCCGGTCCGTACGGCCCGTACGGCTGCTGCTCGACACCGGCCAACTCGACCAGTTCGACCGCAGCCTGGCGCGCCCCGACGACAACGGCCGCGACGCGGCCACCGGCTGGCTGGTCCGCTTCGACCCGCAGCAGACCCGGCTCGCCGACCGGAGCGTACGGGTCAACGGCACGCTCGCCGCTTCGGAGTTGAGCCCGGACGCGCTCGACGTCACCGCCGACTACACCTTCGTCTACGCCGTCCGGCCCGCCCCCGGCGCGCCGCACACCGGCCCGGGCCAGGGCGTCGGCAAGCCCACCCCGGGCGCCGCCTCGCTGGTCACCGTGCGGCGCGAGGTGCACTTCCGGCTGAGCCGGGAGAACCTCAACGACCACCGCCTGGAGGTCGTGCAGAGCAGCCTGCAGGCCGGGCCGCTGGCCTGCTCGTCGCGGCCCGCCGACGCGCTGCGCCCGCTGTTCGCGGGACAGCACGCCGGCCAGGACCGCCCCACGGGCACCGACCCCTACGCCAGGGACCGCGCCAACCCCTCGCTCTGCGGTGAGCTGGCGTCCTCCGCCCAGCCGAAGCCGAGCCACCCCCTGCGTTAG